In Candidatus Nealsonbacteria bacterium CG07_land_8_20_14_0_80_39_13, one DNA window encodes the following:
- a CDS encoding endolytic transglycosylase MltG translates to MSLKRELLIIICFVFLSLTLIVSVSFALFEMETKKPFNLQGKEEVFVVEKGEGAKQIAKNLGEKGVIRNDILFILYVLKSGEAGKIKAGKYSLSSAMTISQIAEKLVKGEVMKEKIIILEGWSLRDIERELISKFLVQRTTSLWLEISAENVKSYKEDYEFLKDAPDSATLEGYIFPDTYEVDEGETTKSITRKALDNFDKKLTEDLRKEIKKQNKSIFEIVTMASLLEKEVRTSEDKKIVSGIFWKRISIGQPLQSCATVAYAIGVDKWRYSYEDTRTKSPYNTYLNQGLPIGPISNPGLESIKAAIEPEKSDYWYYLSDTEGKTIFSKTFEEHNIAKAKYLK, encoded by the coding sequence ATGTCGTTGAAAAGGGAATTACTTATCATTATCTGTTTTGTTTTTTTGTCTTTGACTCTGATTGTGTCGGTTTCTTTCGCTTTGTTTGAGATGGAGACAAAGAAGCCTTTTAATCTTCAGGGGAAAGAAGAGGTTTTTGTTGTTGAGAAAGGGGAGGGGGCTAAACAAATAGCCAAAAATCTTGGGGAAAAGGGGGTTATCAGAAATGACATTCTTTTTATTCTTTACGTTCTGAAAAGCGGTGAGGCCGGGAAAATTAAGGCCGGAAAATATTCTCTCTCCTCGGCTATGACTATTTCTCAAATAGCGGAGAAATTAGTTAAAGGCGAAGTGATGAAAGAAAAAATTATCATTCTTGAAGGATGGAGTTTGCGGGATATTGAGAGAGAGCTGATTTCCAAATTCCTCGTCCAGAGGACGACCAGCCTCTGGCTGGAAATTTCAGCAGAGAATGTGAAGTCATATAAGGAAGATTATGAATTTTTGAAGGATGCGCCGGACAGCGCTACCCTTGAGGGCTATATTTTCCCGGACACTTATGAGGTTGACGAAGGAGAAACCACAAAAAGTATAACCAGAAAAGCTTTGGATAATTTTGATAAGAAGTTGACGGAAGACTTAAGAAAAGAAATAAAGAAACAAAATAAAAGCATATTTGAAATCGTGACAATGGCTTCTTTGTTGGAAAAAGAGGTCAGGACATCAGAGGATAAAAAAATTGTTTCCGGAATTTTTTGGAAAAGAATAAGCATCGGCCAGCCGTTGCAAAGCTGCGCCACTGTCGCTTACGCCATCGGGGTTGATAAATGGAGGTATTCATATGAAGACACAAGAACTAAATCTCCTTATAATACTTACTTGAATCAGGGATTGCCCATTGGTCCTATTTCTAATCCCGGGCTTGAGAGCATTAAGGCGGCGATTGAGCCGGAAAAAAGCGATTATTGGTATTATCTTTCAGATACTGAAGGAAAAACAATATTCAGTAAGACATTTGAGGAACATAATATAGCCAAGGCAAAATACCTTAAATAA
- the rplJ gene encoding 50S ribosomal protein L10, with protein MPLTKKRKQNIVESLKSKFEKQKSIIFLDYCGLKVKDTLNLRKKMKEQGCELKIAKKTLLGLILDGSGQGMKEKVKKLPGQIAIGFGYEDEVMPFKISGDFSKTNTNVKVLGGILSTKKDEFLSSEQAIVLSQLPSKKELLAKLVGSMKSPISGFVNVLGGNLKGLLRVLSQIKS; from the coding sequence ATGCCATTAACTAAAAAACGAAAACAAAATATCGTAGAAAGCTTAAAGAGCAAGTTTGAAAAGCAAAAATCTATAATTTTTCTTGACTACTGTGGCTTGAAGGTAAAAGACACTCTCAATTTGAGGAAGAAAATGAAGGAACAGGGATGCGAGTTAAAAATAGCCAAAAAAACATTGCTCGGATTGATTCTTGACGGCTCGGGACAGGGAATGAAAGAGAAAGTGAAGAAATTGCCCGGGCAAATAGCTATCGGATTCGGATATGAAGATGAAGTAATGCCCTTTAAGATTTCAGGAGATTTTTCAAAAACAAATACTAACGTTAAGGTTTTGGGAGGAATATTGAGTACGAAGAAAGATGAATTTTTATCTTCAGAGCAGGCGATAGTCTTATCGCAATTGCCGAGCAAGAAAGAACTTTTGGCGAAATTGGTAGGAAGCATGAAGTCCCCGATATCAGGCTTCGTCAATGTTTTAGGGGGGAATCTTAAAGGTCTGTTGCGTGTTTTAAGCCAAATCAAATCATAA
- a CDS encoding 50S ribosomal protein L7/L12, which yields MTEEIKKEEEAVEVPEKFKKLVGEIEQMSVLDLAELVKVLEKKFGVSSATPMVMVAAGGVAGGAPATEEKSSFNVELKAAGDKKIEVIKAVRDLTGKGLKEAKDLVDAVVAAPQMIKENVKKEEAEEMKKKFTEAGATVELK from the coding sequence ATGACAGAAGAAATTAAAAAAGAGGAAGAAGCAGTAGAGGTACCGGAGAAATTTAAAAAATTAGTCGGAGAAATAGAGCAGATGTCCGTTTTGGACTTAGCTGAATTAGTAAAGGTATTGGAGAAGAAATTCGGCGTTTCCAGCGCTACTCCAATGGTTATGGTCGCTGCCGGAGGAGTCGCAGGAGGAGCTCCTGCCACAGAAGAGAAATCTTCTTTCAATGTTGAACTCAAAGCAGCAGGCGACAAGAAAATTGAAGTAATTAAAGCAGTTAGAGATCTTACGGGAAAGGGATTGAAAGAGGCTAAAGATTTAGTTGACGCCGTCGTCGCCGCTCCTCAAATGATTAAGGAGAATGTTAAGAAAGAGGAAGCGGAAGAAATGAAGAAGAAATTCACTGAAGCCGGCGCCACCGTAGAACTGAAATAA